Proteins co-encoded in one Theileria equi strain WA chromosome 3, complete sequence genomic window:
- a CDS encoding ABC transporter, ATP-binding protein family member protein (encoded by transcript BEWA_007900A), whose translation MSDYQEYNAEIVLTGTLPSPSDNKNVGAVLSNSQLRTLSVARLVLYREFFKVLLVDEPPEEESGASKTADVPIYDLIKTHFQHCTTFIAAHDVDVLRLCTSVWVFHSGFLIRTCKTEDIVDSSSLSKIVEDCVTTHT comes from the coding sequence ATGTCAGACTACCAAGAATACAATGCAGAAATAGTATTAACAGGAACCCTGCCTAGTCCAAGCGATAACAAGAATGTTGGGGCAGTGCTTTCAAACTCACAGCTACGTACACTATCAGTGGCGAGACTAGTGCTCTACAGGgaattcttcaaggttCTCCTGGTTGATGAGCCTCCAGAGGAGGAATCAGGGGCGTCTAAAACTGCCGACGTCCCAATATATGATTTAATCAAGACACACTTCCAGCAttgtacaacatttattgcGGCACATGATGTTGACGTTTTGCGTCTCTGCACTTCAGTTTGGGTCTTCCATAGCGGCTTCCTTATTAGGACCTGCAAAACTGAGGATATTGTAGACAGTAGTTCACTATCAAAAATTGTAGAAGACTGCGTTACCACACACACTTAA
- a CDS encoding root hair defective 3 GTP-binding protein, RHD3 domain-containing protein (encoded by transcript BEWA_007910A), with protein MGSFTEETGSVLPVEFISYECEVNQDFKKYLSNHNFEHFGFNYNVVTILGSQSSGKSFFLNSLFGLHFQVMDAKLGHSQTTKGIWAAFVTNDAKAGNKCSLVIDVEGTDSRERGEGRLTFEHRSSLLSLALSDCVIINLWYNSLGNLTSSNYGLLRTVVEANLELLNSTENEDHPKTILLFCVRDWFEEIAPIGMELIHIYIYISAETVKSYVLTKYMTSIWNEISKPEKFKDLSFDSIFNIEIFGLPNAIAKPEIFKSEVESIRNLWETKIRPKSYSRRVPSDGFFLYANNLWKTIMEQDHLDIPSQKEMLSNYRCNEIKNVAIEAVSYEIAQLLSQSQKEVIPDFRISATDVILKAIDTYLLQASRYEKKISSSVANEMIVTLCEKMQPIFDANVGHFTKGLVIKARKLLGDEFMVQTEDKDLQISGKNPLEVWPKFLAKCQKIHENLQGELEGYSREYTLEHTYQDLKIQYTFDIGGVTDYLGVCIKNEIDLERARHLELLKSHLESLCNFSFKNVSSTLLQRNITGEIFSGIINGIIEQNCDNAEKYSESYKGIVGEIKDNEFLCFIRIVVLNNAEENLQRIESAIVDTVVARFESFFQYQEYNGESVPRDWTKASEDILKGSFADSRKDALSIVQAVKDYKPVNISIPQCTIDADHLLYRDFQVKRERISSLPDNIEEKCKSKFYELYRYAQTLQTAGSSLSGWKNVPPLFWLILLILGWNELRAIFRTVFKIQIVLPLLVAFFFLVNWVSTSFLATARFITYLRAILLFQVYCSNPRPDSANVNVHYLMDREHCHP; from the exons ATGGGTTCCTTTACAGAGGAGACCGGATCGGTTCTCCCTGTCGAGTTTATAAGCTATGAATGTGAAGTAAA CcaagattttaaaaaatatctaAGCAATCACAATTTCGAGCATTTTGGTTTCAACTACAATGTTGTTACCATTTTGGGTTCACAAAGTAGCGGAAAGA GTTTCTTCCTGAATTCGTTATTTGGCCTACACTTTCAGGTTATGGATGCGAAGTTAGGCCATTCACAGACAACAAAGGGAATTTGGGCGGCTTTTGTAACGAATGATGCAAAAGCTGGAAATAAATGTTCACTCGTAATAGATGTAGAAGGTACAGATTCCAGGGAAAGGGGTGAAGGACGTTTGACATTTGAACATCGCTCATCCTTGTTGAGCCTAGCACTTTCGGATTGTGTCATTATTAACCTATGGTACAATTCACTTGGGAATTTGACCAGTTCAAATTATGGATTATTGAGAACCGTTGTTGAGGCAAACTTGGAGTTATTAAACTCCACGGAGAATGAAGATCACCCAAAGACGATACTTCTTTTTTGTGTTCGTGACTGGTTTGAAGAAATTGCTCCAATAGGTATGGAACTTATAcatatatatatatatatatctGCAGAAACTGTAAAATCATATGTCTTGACAAAGTACATGACGTCCATATGGAATGAAATTTCTAAGCCTGAAAAATTTAAGGATCTTTCATTTGATTCGATATTTAATATCGAAATCTTTGGACTTCCGAATGCAATTGCAAAACcagaaatatttaaaaGCGAGGTTGAATCCATAAGAAATCTATGGGAAACAAAAATAAGACCGAAATCCTACAGCAGAAGGGTTCCTTCGGATGGATTTTTCCTATATGCAAACAACCTTTGGAAAACTATAATGGAGCAAGATCACTTGGATATACCTTCACAAAAGGAAATGCTATCCAATTACAGATGTAATGAAATTAAGAACGTAGCTATAGAAGCTGTTTCGTATGAAATTGCCCAATTATTATCACAGTCACAAAAGGAAGTCATCCCAGATTTCAGAATTTCTGCTACAGATGTAATTCTCAAGGCAATCGATACTTATCTTTTGCAAGCATCTAGGTACGAAAaaaaaatatcttcaaGTGTTGCAAATGAGATGATTGTCACACTATGTGAAAAAATGCAACCTATATTTGATGCTAATGTTGGACATTTTACAAAAGGACTGGTTATAAAGGCGAGAAAACTTCTTGGAGACGAATTTATGGTCCAAACAGAAGATAAGGATCTGCAGATTTCTGGTAAAAATCCATTGGAAGTCTGgccaaaatttttggcAAAATGCCAAAAAATACACGAAAATTTGCAAGGTGAATTGGAAGGTTATTCCAGAGAGTATACTCTAGAACACACATACCAGGATCTTAAAATACAATACACATTCGATATTGGTGGAGTAACAGACTATTTAGGCGTATGTATCAAAAATGAAATCGATCTAGAGAGAGCAAGACATCTGGAACTCTTAAAGTCACACTTAGAGTCTCTATGTAATTTTTCATTCAAGAATGTTTCATCTACCTTATTGCAGAGAAATATTACGGgagaaatattttcaggTATAATTAATGGCATTATAGAACAAAACTGCGACAACGCTGAAAAATACTCTGAAAGCTACAAGGGTATTGTAGGGGAGATAAAAGATAATGAATTTCTGTGCTTTATACGCATAGTAGTCCTAAATAATGCAGAAGAAAATTTACAACGCATTGAATCTGCTATTGTAGATACAGTTGTAGCACGTTTTGAATCCTTTTTTCAATACCAGGAATACAACGGTGAATCTGTTCCTAGGGATTGGACAAAAGCATCagaagatattttaaaggGGTCTTTTGCAGACTCTAGGAAGGATGCACTCTCTATAGTGCAGGCTGTAAAAGATTACAAGCCTGTGAATATCAGCATTCCGCAATGTACCATAGATGCCGATCACCTACTCTACAGAGATTTCCAGGTAAAAAGAGAGCgtatttcttctcttccAGACAACATTGAAGAAAAGTGCAAAAGTAAATTCTACGAGTTGTATCGCTATGCACAAACTCTACAGACAGCTGGATCTTCTCTGAGTGGTTGGAAAAATGTTCCACCTCTCTTTTGGCTGATATTACTTATTCTAGGATGGAACGAACTTAGAGCTATCTTTAGGACTGTATTCAAGATTCAAATTGTGCTCCCTCTCTTGGTTgctttcttctttttagTGAATTGGGTTTCGACATCATTTCTAGCAACGGCAAGGTTTATCACCTATCTGCGTGCAATATTGTTATTTCAGGTATATTGTTCCAATCCGAGACCAGACTCTGCAAACGTTAATGTCCATTATCTCATGGATCGTGAACACTGTCATCCATAA
- a CDS encoding ICE-like protease caspase p20 domain-containing protein (encoded by transcript BEWA_007920A) yields MGSNYKVNPRTGSHNATKRQDVSEKAAHTQNFVKYQSPFKRNFINRNKTGECAVNVNSGDVYPFGNSHLGSGEKFQGINEDLQNLICKRAFEATTRLISGSKLNQDHTEKNIGGARLVKKLELTPKSECNTVEKVHHESPSPARDKESMRSSSKTSSPAVRMSITQKEKDELHSLIMHLKSLDFSSSNDIKDKEGSVDSSVNSIDSPKEEPSKEPTHSQAEPHQENVTNVKTYVCTSCKNGPRRKAVIIGCNYAGGVDDNLRGSCNDAALFAIVLITKMGYCPQDILLLLDSEPADVYKEQLSRLSQYSEPQVKRGAKPSVFDRWFASIMNTFGGKPEGQLDLPEMMALDSQGPLRPDNLRPTRANILKAVRWLTHRTVPGDCCIFYYSGHSVQIDDLSGWEGEGYDEALVPVDYTNGVIPALQLRRMLQCVDKCCQMNIILDTCGLQTILDSANGWGHIKGAKLRGIWPVIEATGKMKEAKYDDSVWSDPYMQLQMTRPKFIPRMEVDCVSNLTDPFLSTNHSTASANSICIAAAPWESIAVEALFRPLYVVPMKIPQCAPVVCHGVFTYCLANSLLYDARKYRIQVSELINGINRRIDYLRKTRLRKLDQIAQVTLHPSGLASVDDLFGSNWGGTFGSQRLHTSLDGINIESFLQIPQAWMEMHTDGQFERRQRQHSQQFANNQKVNRQYSGLDKYRSSSVSNKGGNGPFVNRAYGSRGQTAKLNRIVYIEYPQTQPINGKNWYGRTNSTTYRQESIYQQGPRIRGNVYCNQRHSQGVPRSASDFPTKHLKQTFPNAKFVEPITATLLSRLPTCQASQMSQY; encoded by the coding sequence ATGGGTTCAAACTACAAGGTTAATCCTCGAACAGGATCCCATAATGCTACAAAGAGGCAAGATGTATCTGAAAAGGCAGCACATACACAgaattttgtaaagtacCAATCTCCATTTAAACGCAACTTTATCAATAGAAACAAAACAGGTGAATGTGCAGTAAATGTAAATTCGGGGGATGTCTATCCTTTTGGCAATTCACATTTGGGTTCTGGTGAAAAATTTCAAGGTATCAACGAAgatttacaaaatttaaTATGTAAAAGGGCATTTGAAGCCACTACAAGACTAATTTCTGGTTCTAAACTGAATCAGGATCACACTGAAAAGAATATTGGAGGCGCTAGGCTCGTAAAAAAACTCGAACTTACTCCAAAGTCTGAGTGTAATACAGTGGAAAAAGTACATCATGAATCTCCATCTCCTGCGAGGGATAAAGAATCGATGAGATCAAGTAGCAAAACATCGTCCCCTGCTGTGAGGATGAGCATCACACAAAAGGAGAAGGACGAGTTACATTCCCTTATAATGCATTTGAAGAGTTTGGATTTTTCTAGCTCGAATGATATAAAGGATAAAGAAGGGTCAGTGGATAGTAGTGTGAATTCCATCGATTCACCTAAAGAAGAACCATCTAAAGAGCCTACCCATTCACAAGCAGAACCACATCAGGAAAATGTGACAAACGTGAAAACATATGTATGTACATCATGCAAGAATGGACCTCGTCGCAAAGCAGTTATTATTGGTTGTAATTATGCTGGTGGAGTGGATGATAATTTGCGTGGCTCATGCAACGACGCAGCATTGTTTGCCATAGTGCTTATCACAAAAATGGGTTATTGCCCACAGGACATACTCCTTCTTTTGGATTCGGAACCAGCAGATGTTTATAAAGAGCAATTATCTCGTTTATCGCAATATAGTGAACCGCAGGTAAAGAGAGGGGCTAAGCCGAGTGTATTTGATAGGTGGTTTGCCTCAATAATGAACACATTTGGAGGTAAGCCAGAGGGGCAGTTAGACCTACCGGAAATGATGGCACTGGATTCCCAGGGACCTTTGCGTCCAGACAATCTAAGACCTACTAGGGCAAATATTCTCAAGGCCGTGCGATGGCTAACACATAGAACAGTGCCTGGTGATTGTTGTATTTTTTATTATTCTGGACACAGTGTACAAATTGATGATCTAAGTGGTTGGGAAGGTGAAGGTTATGATGAAGCCTTGGTACCAGTTGATTACACAAATGGTGTAATACCTGCTCTGCAGCTTCGTCGTATGTTGCAGTGCGTAGATAAGTGCTGTCAAATGAATATAATTTTGGATACATGTGGTCTGCAAACCATTTTGGATTCAGCAAATGGCTGGGGGCATATAAAGGGTGCAAAACTGCGTGGCATTTGGCCAGTTATTGAGGCTACGGGGAAGATGAAAGAAGCAAAATACGACGATTCTGTTTGGAGTGATCCGTACATGCAGCTTCAGATGACAAGGCCAAAGTTTATTCCTCGTATGGAGGTTGACTGTGTATCTAATCTAACTGATCCATTTTTGTCTACGAATCACTCCACAGCTTCTGCAAATTCTATATGTATCGCAGCGGCACCCTGGGAAAGTATCGCAGTAGAAGCACTTTTCCGTCCTCTTTACGTTGTACCTATGAAAATACCTCAGTGCGCACCTGTAGTTTGCCATGGAGTTTTCACATACTGTCTTGCAAACTCTCTCTTATACGATGCAAGAAAATATAGGATTCAAGTTAGTGAGCTCATCAATGGTATAAATAGGAGAATAGATTACCTGAGAAAAACGCGCCTAAGGAAGTTGGATCAGATTGCCCAAGTAACTCTTCACCCGTCAGGTCTTGCTTCTGTAGATGATCTTTTCGGTTCAAATTGGGGAGGAACGTTTGGAAGCCAACGCTTGCACACATCTCTGGATGGAATTAATATTGAATCTTTCTTACAAATTCCGCAGGCTTGGATGGAAATGCACACCGATGGCCAGTTTGAGAGGAGACAAAGGCAACACAGCCAACAATTTGCAAATAATCAGAAAGTTAACCGTCAGTATAGTGGATTAGATAAGTACAGGTCAAGTAGTGTGTCTAACAAGGGAGGCAATGGGCCTTTTGTTAATAGGGCTTATGGATCCAGAGGTCAAACTGCCAAGTTAAATCGGATTGTATACATAGAATATCCCCAAACTCAGCCAATTAACGGTAAGAACTGGTATGGAAGAACGAATAGTACCACTTATAGACAGGAAAGCATATACCAACAAGGTCCACGGATACGTGGCAACGTATATTGCAACCAGCGTCACTCCCAAGGAGTACCTAGGAGTGCGTCAGATTTTCCTACAAAACATCTAAAacaaacatttccaaatgcAAAGTTCGTTGAACCAATAACAGCAACTCTATTGTCACGTCTTCCAACGTGTCAGGCATCACAAATGAGTCAGTACTGA
- a CDS encoding hypothetical protein (encoded by transcript BEWA_007930A) translates to MEVKDLSGNDKDVLTPSSFHSTKFTDSPLSERSEYISFYKPFDMNILNTSHACTMEIEPLIMSLKSYRELKTKQLLSAFKKTYKEECEYAKSELASLCKVQESRRKKYDDEYKKLIKEVIKDINAKNEELLSQINGMISEFEILKQDIPQVRPKAEDDMESDNNLISNSNELIRTTEATLKEMDDVIKKIRNHYIKKNDDCAKALKSIYIS, encoded by the exons ATGGAAGTTAAAGATCTTTCTGggaatgataaagatg TTCTTACACCATCAAGTTTTCACAGCACAAAGTTTACGGATAGTCCTCTAAGTGAA AGATCTGAATACATTTCGTTTTATAAGCCATTCGATATGAACATCCTGAACACCAGCCATGCATGCACAATGGAAATAGAACCACTAATA ATGAGCTTAAAGTCTTATCGGGAGTTAAAAACTAAACAGTTGCTCTCTGCATTCAAAAAAACATACAAAGAAGAGTGCGAATATGCAAAATCTGAACTTGCATCTTTGTGTAAG GTGCAAGAATCTCGGAGGAAAAAGTATGACGATGAGTACAAGAAGCTAATAAAAGAGGTGATAAAGGATATTAATGCCAAAAATGAGGAGCTCCTATCTCAGATAAAT GGAATGATAAGCGAATTTGAGATATTAAAACAAGATATCCCGCAAGTTAGGCCAAAAGCAGAGGATGATATGGAATCTGATAACAATCTGATTTCGAATAGTAACGAGCTCATCCGG ACAACGGAGGCAACTTTGAAAGAGATGGATGATGTGATTAAAAAAATAAGGAACCACTATATCAAAAAGAACGACGACTGCGCCAAGGCTCTCAAGTCAATCTACATATCATAG
- a CDS encoding hypothetical protein (encoded by transcript BEWA_007940A), whose translation MVITSKRLFTNIDYEEKISLVELYWRGIRRIQNFDMDKKYKFPFLSLKNLKANNFEAEAVEFLSSIGCMKESNGYYKIQGKILFDATRSTSEYHFKELFTSQSSLRFHISEDHIKMEFPYSEMNDLFIANEDFTISLKSGGKVDKKELWNNEIKNKVFNEISVKIILEKCPKSFLRFMK comes from the exons ATGGTAATAACAAGCAAAAGGCTTTTTACTAATATCGATtatgaagaaaaaatatCACTAGTTGAGCTTTATTGGCGGGGTATAAGAAGAATACAAAACTTTGACATGGacaaaaaatacaaattcCCATTTTTATCTCtaaaaaatttaaaagCGAACAACTTTGAG GCTGAGGCTGTAGAATTTTTATCGTCAATAGGTTGTATGAAAGAATCAAATGGATACTATAAAATACAAG GGAAAATATTGTTTGATGCTACCAGATCCACTTCTGAGTACCATTTTAAGGAACTTTTTACTTCTCAATCATCACTTAGATTTCAT ATATCTGAGGACCATATTAAGATGGAATTTCCATATTCAGAAATGAATGATCTCTTTATAGCTAATGAGGATTTTACTATATCTCTAAAGTCTGGCGGGAAAGTAGATAAAAAAGAACTTTG GAATAATGAAATTAAAAACAAAGTGTTTAATGAGATATCAGTGAAAATTATCTTAGAGAAGTGCCCAAAATCATTTCTCAGATTCATGAAGTAA
- a CDS encoding 60S ribosomal protein L44, putative (encoded by transcript BEWA_007950A) produces MVNIPKSRKTLCAGKCKKHSLHKVSQYKKGKESVHAQGRRRYDMKQAGFGGQTKPIFRKKAKTTKKIVLKLECTVCKKKRFVKLKRCKNFELGGDKKRKGVSY; encoded by the exons ATGGTTAACATTCCAAAGTCTAGAAAGACCCTTTGCGCTGGCAAGTGCAAGAAGCATAGTCTACATAAAGTTTCCCAATACAAAAAAGGAAAGGAAAGTGTCCACGCCCAGGGTCGTAGACGTTACGATATGAAACAAGCTGGCTTTGGCGGTCAAACCAAACCCATTTTCCGCAAAAAGGCTAAGACCACAAAGAAGATTGTTTTGAAGCTT GAATGTACTGTATGCAAGAAGAAGCGTTTCGTCAAGCTTAAGCGTTGCAAGAACTTCGAACTTGGTGGTGATAAGAAGAGGAAGGGTGTCTCCTACTAA
- a CDS encoding hypothetical protein (encoded by transcript BEWA_007960A), producing the protein MVFYESYLLISKRANPEEIASIVTNISKLATSHHGLILRTQDLGFRYTSHRVTKSRVGLFWYGRYFYVAIAANPRIIPNLHKLYNSNASILRHNTQRMLYRTNLITSPYTHLYEET; encoded by the exons ATGGTATTCTATGAATCCTACCTGTTAATTTCAAAGAGAGCAAACCCCGAAGAAATAGCTTCTATTGTAACAAATATCTCAAAACTGGCGACAAGTCATCATGGGCTCATATTAAGAACACAGGATCTAGGTTTTAGATATACATCTCACAG GGTCACCAAGTCACGAGTTGGTCTATTCTGGTACGGAAGATATTTTTATGTTGCCATAGCTGCAAACCCTAGGATAATACCAAACCTACACAAATTATATAATTCAAACGCCTCAATACTGAGACACAATACCCAGAGAATGCTCTACCGCACCAATCTAATTACAAGTCCATATACCCACCTCTATGAGGAAACATAA
- a CDS encoding hypothetical protein (encoded by transcript BEWA_007970A) — protein sequence MEGFTSFQPVAVIVHLSFFILGCISIEIFLAIRERNASTMQRADSALQDALESARNRFINRSSLISMKRLGTLVFGLGCMSSFGFIFDTCLLNFVDSEADRKFVTFIWDCDVILAASLLYIIVPSGLFHKYIKLKPEYKFRQRFLRFFLFVGSWIVFGLILGKVMLLEAFSRSKNETKSFALLSILYTFCFGLAFISILMGFSAVYLIYIVYAIHRDASYIKQLEDLISDSKKVLRDLKMFVKDANFSDDESCSEEVLMDEMYRTTDYYDRAVQLRMNNTQRKYGRTSSILSKFPRLSRIINKVTGSQDGDQYGDYKNMINDIKNEIRYLRILKMEKESTSNKKGRLYLYLRYLEATVSVINCCISSRRALIVLFGSVTISSEVQNADVLASTYYYFMGKDVAAEILHVDSPTPVLDAVISGVNLIFIVNIIASSFGYFLDFGKILLNTKYLQKRKLLSDNSLGLALTSFCILSFPSQFCLLIPFLPHHFKKFLLELFFGGSARVWAGLRYCFDTLVFFSSVFTFFGVLFLRYSRKIKNNVYCNV from the coding sequence ATGGAGGGATTCACTTCTTTCCAGCCGGTTGCGGttattgtacatttatcatttttcattttGGGTTGCATTTCAATCGAAATCTTCTTAGCTATACGAGAACGCAATGCCTCAACTATGCAAAGAGCGGATTCCGCTCTCCAAGATGCATTAGAGAGTGCTAGGAACCGATTTATCAATCGGTCTTCACTGATTTCCATGAAACGGTTGGGAACCCTGGTTTTTGGTTTGGGGTGTATGTCAAGCTTTGGATTTATCTTTGATACTTGCCTTCTAAACTTTGTGGACTCTGAAGCCGATCGTAAGTTTGTTACATTCATTTGGGACTGCGATGTAATTTTGGCAGCCTCTCTTTTGTACATCATCGTACCATCTGGGTTGTTTCATAAGTATATAAAACTTAAACCAGAGTATAAATTTAGGCAAAGATTTCTCAGGTTTTTTCTATTTGTTGGCTCTTGGATAGTTTTTGGTCTGATACTTGGGAAGGTGATGCTGCTTGAAGCATTCTCAAGGAGTAAAAATGAGACAAAGAGCTTTGCTTTACTTTCTATATTATATACATTTTGCTTTGGACTTGCCTTTATAAGTATACTGATGGGATTTTCTGCTGTGTACCTGATATACATCGTTTATGCGATACACAGAGATGCTTCTTACATAAAACAACTTGAAGACCTAATTTCTGATTCCAAAAAAGTTTTGAGGGATTTGAAGATGTTTGTTAAAgatgcaaatttttcaGACGATGAGAGTTGCAGCGAAGAAGTGTTGATGGATGAGATGTATAGAACCACCGATTATTATGATAGGGCCGTTCAGCTTAGAATGAATAACACACAGAGAAAATATGGACGTACGTCCTCTATACTCTCAAAGTTTCCTAGATTATCTAGGATAATTAATAAAGTAACGGGTTCACAGGATGGCGATCAATATGGTGATTACAAGAATATGATCaatgatataaagaatgagatTAGATATTTACGAATtctaaaaatggaaaaggaatCTACTTCTAATAAGAAGGGAAGACTCTATCTCTATCTAAGATATCTAGAAGCAACTGTCTCAGTTATTAACTGTTGTATCAGTTCTAGGCGTGCGCTTATTGTTTTGTTTGGTAGTGTAACTATAAGTTCAGAAGTTCAAAATGCAGATGTGCTGGCTAGTACATATTATTATTTTATGGGAAAGGATGTAGCAGCTGAAATATTGCATGTGGATTCTCCTACTCCAGTGCTCGATGCGGTAATATCTGGAGTAAATCTCATATTTATCGTAAATATAATAGCTTCAAGTTTTGGTTATTTCTTAGATTTTGGGAAGATACTACTGAATACAAAGTATCTGCAGAAGAGGAAGTTGCTGTCTGACAACTCTTTGGGTCTGGCTTTGACAAGTTTTTGTATACTTTCATTTCCATCGCAATTTTGTTTGCTTATCCCGTTTTTGCCACATCATTTCAAGAAGTTTTTATTGGAATTATTCTTTGGTGGTAGTGCTCGTGTATGGGCTGGACTTCGATATTGTTTTGACACACTCGTATTTTTTTCTTCAGTTTTCACCTTTTTTGGTGTATTGTTCCTGAGGTACAGTAGAAAGATCAAGAATAATGTTTATTGTAATGtataa